The region ttctggaaaacaagctAATACAAacattaccaacaactatgagagatataataacgAGTATaaacctgatataaaatgattatgctgaaaatgttgacactttATGTTGACGCTCACTGATATGTACCTATGGACTAGGGTTGACTAGCAACTACACTACAACCCCTAGTGACTCCAAAATCAGTAAACAGTGATGTCCCAAAACCCTCTTCAGGTGTGTCAGAGATGAAGCTGCAGGTTCTCACTATTTTCAGAGCAGTCATACACCCCTCTGCCCATGCTGCTGCTCCTCCAGCACTCCTGTGTCCCCATTGATGGGGATATTGTTCTGTTTAACATGtcctttatataaaaaaaaatgtgtgccATTAAATATACTGTACTTTATCTGAGCTCTGTTTCCTGTTGCAGAGAGCTCTGAACTCACTAATATCTCActaataacatatttaatactttgatacacaacacacagtgaGCAGATTTAACAACATTAGTATTAACTCCCAATGTGAATATGTGAGAAATAGCTCTCCTTGTGGTCCATAGCATAACTGTGAGTGAACCATTGAGTATGTACAGTTTGTAAATGTTGAAGTGTGGAAGTGAAAAAGTAACAAGCTATTTTCATGAGGTGCTTCAAATCTAAAACATATTGGGTTATTTTTGCCTTAcctctttaaaatatattctgtcTCTTTAAGTACTTTTTAATCACTTAATTTTTCTGAAACCTGGCAAAAAAAGTATTGCTGGAAAATGCTTTGTATTTTGGTAGCAAAAGAAAAACTAGAGGAATGGATTAGGTCTATTTTTGGACTGAATTTGAAGGTGATCGAATATTAAATTGTTCTATTTTAGTATGATATTGTTCATTATATTGTTCACAATATTTATATTGTGTATTCATTTCTGTATCTATTTTTTTCCTATTAGCCAAAATCACCTTATAAATATAGTTACATTTATGGaaattcataaatataatttttttattaatgagcCAAACATCCACTTtagatttgtgaaaaaaaatatatatatacctgtTTAAACAACATGAATGAAGTGCTACACcaaaaataatactgaaagTAAAACTGCTTTcatgtataattataatagtaCTGATTATAATTCAGGTGGCATGGGTGTGGAGTTTAACTTTGAAATACAGTGTTCCCTTTACATGTCTCATCTCATTTACAATCCAAAATTGGACCAGACATGggctaaaaaaatataaaaacaaaattttgcAGTTATGTTTTTGGAGCAAAATACCTTTGCACTGCGTTACTGAAGAGAAGGCCTGTGGTAATGTGAGGTGACTTAAGTAAATCACTGCAGCAGGAAGATTAAACTTCAACTGTATATTGCAAATGAGCATTTGGCCTGAAAGGACTAAAAGATAAAGCTAGTTCTAACATGTTTACATTGCTATTGTATGTTCCCTTAGTATTTAAATCAAACCGATTACAAAAATAATCTTTAATTGCATATCTTTTATAGCATATGTCGCTTTCCCGAACCAATTAAGAATGATAATGGTGCTGTTGCagtttttcaatgttttcaaTACTTGCTCATGTTATTAGATTGTATGCAGGCACATTATCTGTAATGCTCGTTTATAATCCTTTTACAGCAAAAAAGAGGTGGCGAAAGTGAACCTCTCGATGCATGAAGTTCACTGTCAGCGGTTCCTCTGTCTGTGTCCTGACTGTGGTGAGTCTGTGCCCAAGGAAAAGGTAGAGGATCACCGGGCAGAACAACATGCTATGGTAATAAAACATGAATCCTACTAAAAGTGCCAAATAACTGTTTTTTAACTGATTAAAGGTGTGCagctattttgtatttttattttcatctaTTTTATCAGTTTTATCTGTTTCATTATTTTTGACTGTTCGGTTCAAACAGTTTATGAACTTCAAAAAGTCTGAACTGTGTATTTTTAGTAACTGCTATTGCAAGCACCTTCTTGGTATCTAGGATTCAGGATGTTTAAGTCTAGCCAtgatgtaggctctggaccccccgcgaccctaaaattggataagcggttacagataatggatggatggatgatgtgTTTTCTTGCTGTCTTTTGACTGCTGTAACACTGTGCACTATGGTCCTGGGGGAATGTTATCTCGTTTCACTTTGTACTTGTATATAGTTGAAATGACATTTAAAGGGATTCTGATTCTGAATTACTTTAATTTCAGCATTTTACTGCTTTACTTTATGTGGAAAATgcatttgtttctgtgtgtattgTTGGTGTTTCTCTGTGCTCTTCGCTGTAGCGCAGTGCAGTGTTTATGTCACCCGAAAAGCTGACCCTAGACATCTTTGGCCACAGTTCACTAATGGAAAAAACATTATGCTCTATGCACATGAAAAAACAAGTACATTTGCATGCAGTTTCTTGTTTTTGTGCCTGGGGTGCTTTGTTAATTTCCATTGTAGACTGAGCTGTTTTTTCCATATAACAAAATAACAAGAtagaatgtttttaatttaacattattaATAGCTGTTGTAAAGCAGTATGTCCATTTTATATTTCAGAAAATGCATTGTTTGATCTATTAGGCTTTTACTATATAATGAATATAGTTAATTTGTGAAATGCATGCTGTCCAGCTGAAAGAACATATGAATATTACttaaaatatgtacaattgttttttatcagtcttaaaggagaaacaaaaaatagagtatatttatttttggcatACAGTTCCCTGAAATAATGTTGGTGTACAACGGAGAAGGTGTTAAACTCCTGTGTTATCTGTTATAGGTGAGATGTCAAAAGTGTGGTATGAAGATGGAACAGTGCAAACTTTCAGACCATGAGGTGAATATGTGATCAATAAAAGTGAGGGATATAGCAAATATACAACATCAGAATTGCTCAAAACCTGTGCCCTTTGTAGATCTCTTACTgtagacagtagctcatcaggTGAGTCTtccaccttgttcttcaatggtctggatcACCAGAGAGcagtttgggtggtggatcattctcagaaaaGCAGGAACAtagatgtggtggtggtgtgttctatGTGCTGTGATGGAAAaggtgaatcagacacagcagtgatgctgaagaTTTAAAAAAACCCAGTGTCAttactggactgagaattgcCCACCaacccaaaatatccagctgacCGTGTCCAATGTCCACTGATATAGAACCAGAGGACGATCAACACAAAcatctgcagcaacagataagctactgtctctgactttacatctacaaggtggaccaacgaggtaagTGTGTATAATAGATTGGGTATTGAGTGGGCACACAGTGTATTAagaactccaacagcactgcggtgtctgatccactcaaaccagcgcaacacacattaacacataacCACCTTATCAgaatcactgcagcactgaaaatgatccacagCCCAAATCATTCCCATTCTGTGGGTGTCCTATGGGGCCCTGACTATTGAAGGTACAACTACAAAGTGGTAGTGCAAATTAATATAGAAACAAAGACATATTAATTTTATGGCTAATCCgtgtatttgtgagtgtgtttgctGTTACCATTTTTAtcagaaaaaatgtatttaattttgatTCATGCAGGCATTAAGGTATTTTCACTCAGAAATTCAAGAAAACATATCACTTGACCTTAGACGTTTGTACATTTGCATGTTCTGAGAAACACAAACTGTGTCGAAATTCCTCACAGTAACAATAATGGTCATATTTCCCATTTTAAAGCTCTAGAccttctgtttgtgtgtctctttaTCAGACAGATGAGTGCAGTGAGAGGCCTCAGAGCTGTGAGTTCTGCGATCTGGAGCTTCCTCTCAGCGCTCTGATGGAGCACACTGTGACCTGTGGGAGCAGGACAGAGAGATGCCCAGACTGTAAGCGGTACGTCACCCTGAAAAACCGGTCAGAACATGCCAGGATCTGCTCCTCTGCACTCTCTGAGGACAACAGCTACAGCGGTCAGTCTGCTTTCACCTTTACACTTTATTCATTTGtctgttatatttattttttattcacatAAAGACATGATAGTGCTGGATTGCCTGCAGCACTTGGAGTGAATTCACCCTTGCTGATGTGGTCCCAAATTAAGCACACGTTATGTTCATGCTCAGAATTTTGTAGACACTCCTTTAGTGAGTGAATCAGTAAGCATATTCTCCATAGACAGTATGAAAATAAACgtgaagctgcacatgagcttcaGGTCACCATACTCAGTGCAACACATGAGTATGAAGGGGTGTAAAGCATCTAGAATTGGACTGTGGATAAGTATAGGATTCGCTGGAGTGATGTTCCGGACCATTACCAGACATCACTAATGTTGTCATGACTGTGGTGCAATCACAGCCTCACAGAAATGTACCAGCTTCAGAAGAGTGGAATCTATTCCTGCAGTAaagggggactgtctgtgaataCCTTCAGTTTCAGAGGAAATGTTagaagagcaggtgtccacaatcATTTGGTGGTACAGCTGGTCAAAATTAGGGTCTGgttttaaaatacttttattttactGCCAAAATCAATtcataatacattatatattgtATTAAATTCAAGTTGTAATTACTGGTCTTAGTATTAACACAAACATTTGGTCAACCTTGCAGACGTTATGGTCATCTCGTTCTCAGGTCTTCCAGGTCTGTTATAAGGTTTGACCACTTTAAGTCTGCCTCATTCAAGGATGATGCAATATCCaacaaaaatgtgaaatgtgtgcTGCTGCTTATCAGCTAATGCTAACTCAGGACTCTAAGTCTCTGTCACAGCCTAATGACCTGCACTATCTTCATTGTTGAGC is a window of Hoplias malabaricus isolate fHopMal1 chromosome 1, fHopMal1.hap1, whole genome shotgun sequence DNA encoding:
- the xaf1 gene encoding XIAP-associated factor 1; translation: MEKPESKPEQLELCGYCKKEVAKVNLSMHEVHCQRFLCLCPDCGESVPKEKVEDHRAEQHAMVRCQKCGMKMEQCKLSDHETDECSERPQSCEFCDLELPLSALMEHTVTCGSRTERCPDCKRYVTLKNRSEHARICSSALSEDNSYSDEDSADDYMKLASAENLQDDEKSELYGDLSRDSKEPEEPKELEDFSFLTNQKKGSGAAGFGDLDQINTCPHCHLALPLQTLKWHEDKCKLFESLKLIK